In Astyanax mexicanus isolate ESR-SI-001 chromosome 17, AstMex3_surface, whole genome shotgun sequence, a single window of DNA contains:
- the haus1 gene encoding HAUS augmin-like complex subunit 1 → MCEKSKRVNRWLGSVFGDQTVPDFEVNTRTMDLLDQLVQLSEARCEEVKLLTDDHKQKASEYQSDGAHLQDLLLQGVGLQPGIMCKSTSDLLSVLEGTAEALRVKDTSMGSFVPAVNKLTSDLAEAEKTDRRLGRELSAVRKKMASTMILRKKLDGDLKKTTQAQQVEAATAEERLLNMDFMKSKSRDLTYRNKIAQDKLASIQMEESLTHQSIVQLSERITALKQEIVPLMKKLEPYSDLSPSPALAQVKIEEAKRELARLDAELEQKVDLMNTLSK, encoded by the exons ATGTGTGAAAAGAGCAAAAGG GTAAATCGATGGCTGGGGTCAGTTTTTGGGGATCAGACTGTGCCCGACTTTGAAGTGAACACTCGCACAATGGATCTTCTTGACCAGCTTGTGCAACTCAGTGAGGCTAGGTGTGAGGAGGTCAAGCTGCTCACAGATGACCACAAGCAAAAAGCTTCAGAGTATCAGAGTGATG gTGCACATTTACAGGATCTGCTTCTCCAAGGAGTGGGACTGCAACCAGGAATCATGTGCAAATCCACCTCAGACCTGCTGTCTGTGTTAGAAGGCACTGCTGAGGCACTTAGAGTTAAAGACACCTCCATGGGGAG CTTTGTCCCTGCAGTTAATAAACTGACCAGTGATCTGGCTGAGGCAGAAAAGACTGATAGGAGACTGGGGCGAGAGCTGTCTGCTGTAAGGAAAAAAATGGCGTCAACAATGATACTTCGTAAAAAACTGGACGG ggACCTGAAGAAGACCACTCAAGCCCAGCAGGTGGAAGCAGCAACAGCAGAGGAGAGGCTGCTCAATATGGACTTTATGAAAAGTAAATCCAGAGATCTTACCTACAGGAACAAGATAGCACAG GACAAGTTAGCCTCTATACAGATGGAGGAATCTCTTACCCATCAATCCATTGTGCAGCTCTCAGAG AGAATCACAGCACTGAAGCAAGAAATAGTCCCACTTATGAAGAAATTGGAGCCCTACAGTGATCTCAGCCCT AGTCCTGCCCTGGCTCAAGTTAAAATCGAAGAAGCAAAACGAGAGCTT GCACGCTTGGATGCTGAATTGGAGCAGAAGGTGGACCTGATGAACACATTGTCCAAATAA